From Humidesulfovibrio mexicanus:
GGCCCTGCTCATGCTGGTGCCCACGGTCTGCCACGCGGGCGGCTTCGCGCTCAACGAATTCAGCGCCCGAGGCAACGCCATGGGCGGTGCCGTCATCGCCCTGCCCGCCGATGCCTCCACCGTCATTTACAACCCCGCCGGAATAACGCAGTTGCCGGGCACCAGGACCATGGTCGGCGTCACGGCAATCGCCCCCACGGCAGACGTGCATGCCGGTTCCGGCTCCAAGACCACCCTGCAAACAAACGTCTACACCCCCCCCCACGCTTTTCTCACCCATCAGTTGAGCGACACCACTTGGCTGGGCGTGGGCACCTATACCCGCTTCGGGCTGGGAACCCAATTCGGTTACGAATGGGCGGGTACGACCAAAACCTACAAGGCGGAGCTGGCTTCCTACTCCTTCGCAGCCAACATCGCCTTCAAGCTTACCGACAAGCTTTCCTTCGCCGTCGGGCCAGAAATTATTTACAGTTCCGCAGACCTGCGTAAACGCCCGACTTCCACAACTGATATGCGCATGATCGTGGATGGTGTGGGAATCGGCGCTCAGGCAGCCTTGCACTACGTGTTCAACGACCAGTGGTCTGCCGGATTTGTCTATCATTCCACGCAAAAGCAGTCGGATTCCGGGCATGTTCATTACACAGAAATAATCGCCCCTCCCCTCGTCCTCAGAAATCAGGCGCTCACAATCCGCATGGACCTGCCCGCCTCCTACAGTCTGGGCCTGGGCTATAAGCCGAACTCGGATTGGAAGATCGAGGCCGACGCGGTGTTCACCCAATGGGAGGACTACAAGAAGCTGCGCTATGATTTCGAAAACCAGGCCGATGTGACATCGCTGAAGAACTGGCGCAATACTTGGCGTTTCCAGCTGGGTGCGGAATACATGGCTACGGACTGGCTGGCCCTGCGCGGCGGTTTCGTGTGGGATCAGGACCCCATCCGCCGCGGCTACGAAGACTACATGCTGCCAACCAACGACCGTAAGATCTACAGCCTGGGCTTCGGCATCATCGACGACAAGCTGACCTACGACTTCTCGCTCATGTACCTGATCAACAACGACCGCAGCATGGATTCCAATCCCAACTTGGCTGGTGCGACCAAAATCACCAACAGCAAGGCGTACATGGCCGGTTTCTCCATCGGCTACACATTCTAGCCGCGCAGAAGGATACGATTTGCAGGGGCCGGGTAACCGGCCCTTTTTTTATCTGTTCGAGTCTGGAGCGTTCGCTGTTATCGCATACGAAGTGTTCGACTCTTCCAGGCGCGCAATAAAGATTCGCACAAAAAAGGGGGGGGTGAGAGGTTGCCAGGGGGATGACGGGTTGAACTGGCGTTATCTGCTGGAATCGTCACAAGGCGCGTGATCCAATTCCCTGTCTGCGCAGGACAATGCTTAAACCCTGGTGCCCCAAGAAGCAGCGGCCCTCGGCCCGTCATTGTCTGGAGCGTGTTGGGCTGTGCTTCTTCTGTCCCCACGCAAACAGGCATTGCACAAAAAAAGCGGGCCCCCGAAGGAGCCCGCCGAAGGTGCTGCTGTAAACCCTTGGATTAGGCGAAGGCCTTTTCCATGGGGGGAACAACCTGCTTCTTGCGGCTCATGCAGCCGTCAACCCACATGGAGTTGTTGGCCACCTTGCCATTGAAGGCCTTTTCCACCAGGGAGGCGTCTTCGGAGACCACGAGGATCTCGGAGCCTTCCTTCATGATGTCGGTCAGGAGCAGCATGACGGTGTGACGGCCGTCGGCCTTGGAGGACTTCACCTCTTCCAGCAGAGCGGGCTTCACCTTGTCGAGGAGGGTGAGGTCCAGCACTTCGACCTGGCCAATGCCGACCTTCTTGCCGCCCATGTTGAAATCCTTGAAGTCCCGGTACATGAGATCCTTGGCGGGGATGCCGTCCACGGAGCCCTTGATCTTCAGCATCTCCATGCCCAGAGCCTTGAAGTCGGCCACACCGGCGATCTTGGCGAGGCCTTCGACGGCCTTCTTGTCGGCATCGGTGCAGGTGGGGGACTTGAAGAGGACGGTATCGTTCAGGATGGCGCACAAAAGGGCTCCGGCGATGCCCTTGGGGATCTCGATGCCGTAGAATTCGTACATGGCCTTGATGATGGTGCCGGTGCAGCCCACGGGCCAGACCCACATCTCAAGGGGATTGGGGGTGGTCACGTCGCCCAGCTTGTGGTGATCGACGACGAAGAGCACCTTGCCCTTGTCCAGGTTGTCAAGGGTCTGGGAAAGATCGGAGGTGTCGACCAGGGCGATGTCCTTGCCGGTGGCGTCGGTCTCGATGGCGGGAGCGGCCAGGCCAAACTTGTCCAGCACGAACTTGGCGTCAGGGGTGCAAGGACCCTGGGCCGCTGCAACGGCTTCCATGCCGCGCTTGCTCAGCAGGTCGGCAACGGCAATGGCGGCGGTGATGGAATCGCAATCGGGATTTTTGTGACCGCAAACGATAATAGCCATGTAGAAGTCCTCCTCAATATTATGTGGATGCCACAAACGGTCATTCCTCACGAATGATTGTTCCATTTATCACAAAGCATCGGCTTTGCCAAGCCAGAAGATGTCATGGGGATGTGAAAAATGAGGGTAACCGCTTCGCTTGCAACCCAAAAACAGTCCTGAAGGAGGAAACGCGAGTGCACAGCGCGGCGTCCAGGAAAGCTTTTGTGCGATTTGTCCCAAAGTGGCCTGGCGGAGTATCAAAAAATTCCGAGAAGGCGCAAGACTCCGAGGACGATGCCCCCCCCGGCCAAGGCGACGTACAGGCTGCGCAGACGCAGGGCCAACAGCCCCCCAACGCTTGCGGCAAGAAGCAGTTCACTCCAGCTGATGCGACACGATGCCAGCGTTGGCCCGTACTGGTGCAGCACAAAATGAACGGCTGAGGCAAGCAGGCCTGCCCCGATAAGGAAAAACAGCCAATTCGCAAGAAGCTTGCTGATGAGCGTCCACATGAGCAGCCGCCCTGGCACAGCGACATCCGCAGGCTTGCGCACCCATTGCAGCACGCCGCTGTATGATCGGTTCAGACGGTCGCGCATGATGCGCTCCAGGCGTGTCCCCATCCAGGCCATGGGCAAGCCGGCTGCAAGGGCTAGGCTGGCCAATGGCAGGGAATCAAGGCCAAAGTAGCTGCACAAGGCCAATGCAGTGAACGTTGCTGCGGTTGTGTGCGGGGGAATGAAGGTGCCGACCGGGATGAAGTCGAGCCAGAGCAGTTCGAAAAACACGGCAACCAGCATACTCGTCTCAAGATTGCCGAAAGAAAGCCCCCAAAGAAGCCCGACAAACAGGGGGCGCTCAATGAGCCCAAGGCTTAGCGAAAAGCGGAAAAGGGAAAACAGCGCAAAAAAAAACCAACGGTGGCGAACCACACAGGGCCGGTCATGCTTGCGTCCATCAGGTGAACCTCACGGATACAGGATCGTTTGGAACGCAACGAAAGTCGAGCTCAACGCCCTTGTCCTGCAGGAAACGCAAACAGGCCTCGTCGTCCGGACCGATGGAAACGCTGGGAGACACCTGACGTTTTCCCTGTGAATAATGAAGGTTGCCGATGTTCAGAATGGAGATGGACAGCCCCTTTTCCACCGCTCGCCGGACATCGAGACAGGTAGAGAACAGGAGCAGCGTTGATTCACGGGCAGGCGCCTTGAGCCTCGAATCCGCGGCTAGGGCGTCTATGGGCAAAAAGGCGCTTTCCACCGCCCTTGGAATCGCCAAGGACATGATCTCCTGCTGAAATTCGTCGCGGGACAATTCGTCGTTGCCGACGATGATGCACTTGGCGTCCATAAACGGCACCCATGCCTCCACAACCTGCCCGTGGATTAGCCGGTTGTCGACCCGCACCCAAAACACGACAGCCGCTCCCTCAGGTCCGCTTCCTGAGCATTTCGCCAGGGACGACAATACCTTGCACACCTGCGGATTTGGCCTGGGCGGCCAAAGCATCCAGGCTTTCCGAACGCGACTGGAGCACCTTGAGCAGCATGGGAAGGTTTACTCCGGCCACAACCTCGACATTGCCGAGCTTGCGCAGAGAAAGACTCAAGGTCGTCGGGGTGCCGCCAAAAAGGTCCGTCAACACCAGCACGCCCATGCCCATTTCCAACTGGGCCAAATCGACCTTCAGTTCCGCAAGAATATCGTCCACCCCGCGCGATTCGAGCACAGAGACCGCGAGGAGCCCCTCT
This genomic window contains:
- a CDS encoding OmpP1/FadL family transporter, which produces MRLKRNLHHLAASARAMALLMLVPTVCHAGGFALNEFSARGNAMGGAVIALPADASTVIYNPAGITQLPGTRTMVGVTAIAPTADVHAGSGSKTTLQTNVYTPPHAFLTHQLSDTTWLGVGTYTRFGLGTQFGYEWAGTTKTYKAELASYSFAANIAFKLTDKLSFAVGPEIIYSSADLRKRPTSTTDMRMIVDGVGIGAQAALHYVFNDQWSAGFVYHSTQKQSDSGHVHYTEIIAPPLVLRNQALTIRMDLPASYSLGLGYKPNSDWKIEADAVFTQWEDYKKLRYDFENQADVTSLKNWRNTWRFQLGAEYMATDWLALRGGFVWDQDPIRRGYEDYMLPTNDRKIYSLGFGIIDDKLTYDFSLMYLINNDRSMDSNPNLAGATKITNSKAYMAGFSIGYTF
- a CDS encoding manganese-dependent inorganic pyrophosphatase, which codes for MAIIVCGHKNPDCDSITAAIAVADLLSKRGMEAVAAAQGPCTPDAKFVLDKFGLAAPAIETDATGKDIALVDTSDLSQTLDNLDKGKVLFVVDHHKLGDVTTPNPLEMWVWPVGCTGTIIKAMYEFYGIEIPKGIAGALLCAILNDTVLFKSPTCTDADKKAVEGLAKIAGVADFKALGMEMLKIKGSVDGIPAKDLMYRDFKDFNMGGKKVGIGQVEVLDLTLLDKVKPALLEEVKSSKADGRHTVMLLLTDIMKEGSEILVVSEDASLVEKAFNGKVANNSMWVDGCMSRKKQVVPPMEKAFA
- a CDS encoding PTS sugar transporter subunit IIC, encoding MVRHRWFFFALFSLFRFSLSLGLIERPLFVGLLWGLSFGNLETSMLVAVFFELLWLDFIPVGTFIPPHTTAATFTALALCSYFGLDSLPLASLALAAGLPMAWMGTRLERIMRDRLNRSYSGVLQWVRKPADVAVPGRLLMWTLISKLLANWLFFLIGAGLLASAVHFVLHQYGPTLASCRISWSELLLAASVGGLLALRLRSLYVALAGGGIVLGVLRLLGIF
- a CDS encoding PTS sugar transporter subunit IIB, producing the protein MFWVRVDNRLIHGQVVEAWVPFMDAKCIIVGNDELSRDEFQQEIMSLAIPRAVESAFLPIDALAADSRLKAPARESTLLLFSTCLDVRRAVEKGLSISILNIGNLHYSQGKRQVSPSVSIGPDDEACLRFLQDKGVELDFRCVPNDPVSVRFT
- a CDS encoding PTS sugar transporter subunit IIA, with amino-acid sequence MGVLLVTHGEFGAALLGAAQLIVGPQEGLLAVSVLESRGVDDILAELKVDLAQLEMGMGVLVLTDLFGGTPTTLSLSLRKLGNVEVVAGVNLPMLLKVLQSRSESLDALAAQAKSAGVQGIVVPGEMLRKRT